In Rhineura floridana isolate rRhiFlo1 chromosome 6, rRhiFlo1.hap2, whole genome shotgun sequence, one genomic interval encodes:
- the PCIF1 gene encoding mRNA (2'-O-methyladenosine-N(6)-)-methyltransferase isoform X1: protein MANENHGSSKEEAALMSHSPGTSHQSQPSSPEPVRLVQDLPDELVQAGWEKCWSKRENRPYYFNRFTNQSLWEMPLLGQHDIISDPLGLNAAPMPAEGGTGDAGAESKVRKRRLSEEVQPSGNSVKKAKVGLVDVSGNPPSQPAPNSSTAPGTPLLKMWGISSEDKQMALLRPTEVYWDLDIQTNAVIKQRAPSEVLSPHPEVELLRSQLMLKLRQHYRELCQQREGIEPPRESFNRWMLERKVVDKGMDPLLPSNCEPVVSPSMFREIMNDIPIRLSRIKFREESKRLLFKYAEAAKRLIESRSASPDSRKVVKWNVEDTFSWLRQDHSASKEDYMDRLEHLRKQCGPHVSAAAKDSVEGICSKIYHISLEYVKRIREKHLTILKEHNIPVEAEAPEVQDRLVYCYPMRLAIPSPPLPNVEMHVENNVVCVRYKGEMVKVSRNYFSKLWLLYRYSCIDDSGFERFLPRVWCLLRRYQMMLGVGLYEGTGLQRALPVQVFEALHKLFGVSFECFASPLNCYFKQHCSAFLDTDGYFGSRGPCLDFFPISGSFQANPPFCEELMDAMVSHFEKLLETSNEPLSFIVFIPEWRDPPTPALTRMEQSRFRRHQLILPAFDHEYRSGSQHVCKKEEMYYKAVYNTAIIFLQNNSGFTKWEPTPERLQELVTACKPSGRALASSASSSSSSSSSASDKDRETVQDQSASQETAPH from the exons ATGGCCAATGAGAATCACGGCAGCTCCAAGGAAGAAGCTGCTCTGATGAGCCACTCCCCTGGCACCTCCCACCAGAGCCAGCCAAGCTCCCCAGAACCTGTCCGGCTGGTGCAGGATTTGCCAG ATGAGCTGGTGCAGGCTGGCTGGGAGAagtgctggagcaagagagagAACCGCCCGTACTATTTCAACCGCTTCACCaaccagtcactctgggagaTGCCGCTTTTGGGGCAACATGACATCATT TCTGACCCTCTGGGTCTGAACGCAGCTCCAATGCCTGCCGAAGGGGGAACTGGCGATGCAGGTGCTGAAAGCAAGGTGCGGAAACGGAGGCTTTCTGAGGAGGTTCAGCCCAGTGGCAACAGCGTGAAGAAGGCCAAGGTAGGCCTG GTGGATGTCTCGGGAAACCCGCCGAGTCAGCCAGCCCCTAACTCTTCCACTGCCCCTGGGACTCCTCTGTTGAAGATGTGGGGTATCTCTTCTGAAGACAAGCAGATGGCTCTCTTACGACCAACTGA AGTCTACTGGGACTTGGACATCCAGACGAACGCAGTGATTAAGCAGAGGGCGCCCTCCGAGGTGTTGAGCCCCCACCCAGAAGTGGAGCTTCTCCGATCCCAGCTGATGCTGAAGTTGCGCCAGCACTACCGGGAGCTCTGCCAGCAGCGAGAGG GAATCGAGCCTCCACGAGAATCCTTCAACCGCTGGATGCTGGAGCGGAAAGTGGTGGACAAAGGGATGGATCCCCTCTTGCCGAGCAACTGTGAGCCAGTCGTCTCTCCTTCCATGTTCAGAGAGATCATGAATGACATTCCCATCAG ATTGTCCCGAATCAAGTTCCGTGAGGAATCCAAGCGCCTGCTTTTCAAATATGCTGAGGCTGCAAAGAGGCTCATTGAATCCAG GAGTGCCTCTCCAGACAGCAGGAAGGTGGTGAAGTGGAACGTGGAGGATACCTTCAGCTGGCTGCGCCAGGACCACTCTGCCTCGAAGGAAGACTACATG GACCGCCTGGAGCACCTGCGCAAGCAGTGTGGGCCCCACGTGTCTGCTGCAGCCAAGGACTCTGTGGAGGGCATTTGCAGCAAGATTTACCACATCTCTCTGGAGTACGTCAAGCGCATTCGCGAGAAGCACCTGACTATCCTCAAGGAGCACAATATACCTG TGGAGGCAGAGGCCCCAGAGGTGCAGGACCGCCTTGTCTACTGCTACCCGATGCGGCTGGCCATCCCTTCCCCCCCGCTGCCAAACGTGGAGATGCACGTGGAGAACAATGTGGTGTGTGTGCGTTATAAAGGCGAGATGGTGAAAGTCAGCCGCAACTACTTCAGCAAGCTG TGGCTGCTGTATCGGTACAGCTGCATTGACGACTCTGGCTTCGAACGTTTTTTGCCAAGGGTTTGGTGCCTTCTCCGCAGATACCAG ATGATGCTTGGTGTTGGCCTCTATGAAGGAACTGGCCTGCAGAGGGCGCTTCCGGTGCAGGTCTTCGAAGCCCTCCACAAGCTCTTCGGTGTGAGCTTTGAGTGTTTCGCCTCCCCCTTGAACTGCTACTTCAAGCAGCACTGCTCGGCCTTCCTAGACACAGATGGGTATTTTGGATCAAGGGG tcCCTGCCTGGATTTCTTCCCCATCAGTGGCTCGTTTCAGGCAAACCCTCCATTCTGTGAGGAGCTGATGGATGCCATGGTGTCCCACTTTGAG aaGCTGCTGGAGACCTCCAATGAGCCTCTGTCCTTCATTGTCTTCATCCCGGAGTGGCGGGATCCCCCGACACCAGCTCTGACTCGCATGGAACAGAGCAGGTTCAGGCGGCATCAGCTTATCCTGCCTGCCTTTGACCACGAATACCGCAGCGGCTCCCAGCATGTTTGCAAAAA GGAGGAGATGTACtacaaagcagtgtacaacacagccatcatcttTCTGCAAAACAACTCTGGCTTTACCAAGTGGGAGCCCACCCCAGAGAGGCTGCAGGAGCTTGTCACGGCCTGTAAGCCCTCGGGACGGGCCCTTGCCTCGTCTGCCTCCTCATCgtcatcctcttcctcctctgcttcaGACAAGGACCGAGAGACAGTTCAGGACCAGAGCGCCAGCCAGGAGACAGCCCCTCATTAG
- the PCIF1 gene encoding mRNA (2'-O-methyladenosine-N(6)-)-methyltransferase isoform X2, whose product MANENHGSSKEEAALMSHSPGTSHQSQPSSPEPVRLVQDLPDELVQAGWEKCWSKRENRPYYFNRFTNQSLWEMPLLGQHDIISDPLGLNAAPMPAEGGTGDAGAESKVRKRRLSEEVQPSGNSVKKAKVDVSGNPPSQPAPNSSTAPGTPLLKMWGISSEDKQMALLRPTEVYWDLDIQTNAVIKQRAPSEVLSPHPEVELLRSQLMLKLRQHYRELCQQREGIEPPRESFNRWMLERKVVDKGMDPLLPSNCEPVVSPSMFREIMNDIPIRLSRIKFREESKRLLFKYAEAAKRLIESRSASPDSRKVVKWNVEDTFSWLRQDHSASKEDYMDRLEHLRKQCGPHVSAAAKDSVEGICSKIYHISLEYVKRIREKHLTILKEHNIPVEAEAPEVQDRLVYCYPMRLAIPSPPLPNVEMHVENNVVCVRYKGEMVKVSRNYFSKLWLLYRYSCIDDSGFERFLPRVWCLLRRYQMMLGVGLYEGTGLQRALPVQVFEALHKLFGVSFECFASPLNCYFKQHCSAFLDTDGYFGSRGPCLDFFPISGSFQANPPFCEELMDAMVSHFEKLLETSNEPLSFIVFIPEWRDPPTPALTRMEQSRFRRHQLILPAFDHEYRSGSQHVCKKEEMYYKAVYNTAIIFLQNNSGFTKWEPTPERLQELVTACKPSGRALASSASSSSSSSSSASDKDRETVQDQSASQETAPH is encoded by the exons ATGGCCAATGAGAATCACGGCAGCTCCAAGGAAGAAGCTGCTCTGATGAGCCACTCCCCTGGCACCTCCCACCAGAGCCAGCCAAGCTCCCCAGAACCTGTCCGGCTGGTGCAGGATTTGCCAG ATGAGCTGGTGCAGGCTGGCTGGGAGAagtgctggagcaagagagagAACCGCCCGTACTATTTCAACCGCTTCACCaaccagtcactctgggagaTGCCGCTTTTGGGGCAACATGACATCATT TCTGACCCTCTGGGTCTGAACGCAGCTCCAATGCCTGCCGAAGGGGGAACTGGCGATGCAGGTGCTGAAAGCAAGGTGCGGAAACGGAGGCTTTCTGAGGAGGTTCAGCCCAGTGGCAACAGCGTGAAGAAGGCCAAG GTGGATGTCTCGGGAAACCCGCCGAGTCAGCCAGCCCCTAACTCTTCCACTGCCCCTGGGACTCCTCTGTTGAAGATGTGGGGTATCTCTTCTGAAGACAAGCAGATGGCTCTCTTACGACCAACTGA AGTCTACTGGGACTTGGACATCCAGACGAACGCAGTGATTAAGCAGAGGGCGCCCTCCGAGGTGTTGAGCCCCCACCCAGAAGTGGAGCTTCTCCGATCCCAGCTGATGCTGAAGTTGCGCCAGCACTACCGGGAGCTCTGCCAGCAGCGAGAGG GAATCGAGCCTCCACGAGAATCCTTCAACCGCTGGATGCTGGAGCGGAAAGTGGTGGACAAAGGGATGGATCCCCTCTTGCCGAGCAACTGTGAGCCAGTCGTCTCTCCTTCCATGTTCAGAGAGATCATGAATGACATTCCCATCAG ATTGTCCCGAATCAAGTTCCGTGAGGAATCCAAGCGCCTGCTTTTCAAATATGCTGAGGCTGCAAAGAGGCTCATTGAATCCAG GAGTGCCTCTCCAGACAGCAGGAAGGTGGTGAAGTGGAACGTGGAGGATACCTTCAGCTGGCTGCGCCAGGACCACTCTGCCTCGAAGGAAGACTACATG GACCGCCTGGAGCACCTGCGCAAGCAGTGTGGGCCCCACGTGTCTGCTGCAGCCAAGGACTCTGTGGAGGGCATTTGCAGCAAGATTTACCACATCTCTCTGGAGTACGTCAAGCGCATTCGCGAGAAGCACCTGACTATCCTCAAGGAGCACAATATACCTG TGGAGGCAGAGGCCCCAGAGGTGCAGGACCGCCTTGTCTACTGCTACCCGATGCGGCTGGCCATCCCTTCCCCCCCGCTGCCAAACGTGGAGATGCACGTGGAGAACAATGTGGTGTGTGTGCGTTATAAAGGCGAGATGGTGAAAGTCAGCCGCAACTACTTCAGCAAGCTG TGGCTGCTGTATCGGTACAGCTGCATTGACGACTCTGGCTTCGAACGTTTTTTGCCAAGGGTTTGGTGCCTTCTCCGCAGATACCAG ATGATGCTTGGTGTTGGCCTCTATGAAGGAACTGGCCTGCAGAGGGCGCTTCCGGTGCAGGTCTTCGAAGCCCTCCACAAGCTCTTCGGTGTGAGCTTTGAGTGTTTCGCCTCCCCCTTGAACTGCTACTTCAAGCAGCACTGCTCGGCCTTCCTAGACACAGATGGGTATTTTGGATCAAGGGG tcCCTGCCTGGATTTCTTCCCCATCAGTGGCTCGTTTCAGGCAAACCCTCCATTCTGTGAGGAGCTGATGGATGCCATGGTGTCCCACTTTGAG aaGCTGCTGGAGACCTCCAATGAGCCTCTGTCCTTCATTGTCTTCATCCCGGAGTGGCGGGATCCCCCGACACCAGCTCTGACTCGCATGGAACAGAGCAGGTTCAGGCGGCATCAGCTTATCCTGCCTGCCTTTGACCACGAATACCGCAGCGGCTCCCAGCATGTTTGCAAAAA GGAGGAGATGTACtacaaagcagtgtacaacacagccatcatcttTCTGCAAAACAACTCTGGCTTTACCAAGTGGGAGCCCACCCCAGAGAGGCTGCAGGAGCTTGTCACGGCCTGTAAGCCCTCGGGACGGGCCCTTGCCTCGTCTGCCTCCTCATCgtcatcctcttcctcctctgcttcaGACAAGGACCGAGAGACAGTTCAGGACCAGAGCGCCAGCCAGGAGACAGCCCCTCATTAG
- the LOC133386478 gene encoding skin secretory protein xP2-like, whose product MAAAAARVRRQRDGGCERSGPQHPQAPAAGEGAGRCSRHSLLRGKGEPWGRGAGERRGHESEREGAEGGEEPPPSWRGAPSPARSRGQGARPNRTAAGNPSPNPSAPPGAALRPSRRAPPPAQPSALHSPSPPVAAAAPQRGLPGAWQESDGPASDHAVAGIAGPAQEPPAPAAWQEPSSAPPLRRSSGCPSLPAARPSLGSGSAPLCTERAAEPEDPPPPRSQWLPSPASSLPPPRAASLHPPSRSRWQPARPLRAKGADANPRLSRSFLPALPLGQRGPVPV is encoded by the coding sequence atggcggcagcggctgccAGGGTGAGGCGGCAGCGGGATGGCGGCTGTGAGCGGAGCGGCCCCCAACACCCCCAGGCTCCGGCCGCAGGTGAGGGGGCGGGGCGCTGCTCCCGGCACTCCCTCCTCCGTGGGAAGGGGGAGCCGTGGGGGCGGGGGGCCGGCGAGCGGAGGGGTCACGAGAGCGAGCGGGAGGGAGCAGAAGGCGGAGAAGAGCCGCCGCCATCTTGGCGGGGCGCGCCCTCGCCTGCTCGCTCCCGCGGACAGGGCGCGCGCCCCAACCGGACCGCCGCCGGAAATCCTTCTCCAAATCCCTCGGCGCCTCCCGGGGCGGCTCTGCGGCCCTCCCGGCGGGCCCCTCCACCCGCGCAGCCCTCGGCCCTCCATTCGCCCTCTCCcccggtggcggcggcggcgcctCAAAGGGGCCTCCCCGGTGCCTGGCAAGAGAGCGATGGGCCGGCCAGCGACCACGCAGTCGCCGGCATTGCCGGACCTGCGCAGGAACCCCCCGCCCCGGCCGCGTGGCAGGAGCCCTCCAGCGCCCCTCCGCTGCGTCGGTCGTCCGGCTGCCCGTCCCTCCCGGCTGCCCGTCCCTCCCTGGGCTCTGGCTCGGCTCCGCTTTGCACAGAGCGAGCGGCAGAGCCTGAAGATCCACCCCCTCCGCGGAGCCAATGGCTTCCCTCCcccgcctcctccctccctccgccTCGTGCTGCCAGCCTCCACCCTCCCTCTCGGTCCCGCTGGCAGCCTGCGAGGCCTCTCCGGGCAAAGGGGGCGGATGCTAACCCCCGCCTCTCCCGCTCTTTCCTTCCAGCCCTGCCTCTGGGCCAGCGCGGCCCCGTGCCGGTATGA